The proteins below are encoded in one region of Lagenorhynchus albirostris chromosome 7, mLagAlb1.1, whole genome shotgun sequence:
- the CEL gene encoding bile salt-activated lipase, protein MGRWEPVVLGLACWLAVASAAKLGAVYTEGGFVEGVNKKLGLFGNYVDIFKGIPYAAAPKPLENPQRHPGWQGTLKAKDFKKRCLQATITQDSTYGKEDCLYLNIWVPQGRKEVSRNLPVMVWIYGGGFLVGSSQGANFLSNYLYDGEEIATRGNVIVVSFNYRVGPLGFLSTGDSNLPGNYGLRDQHMAIAWVKRNIAAFGGDPDNITIFGESAGGASVSLQTLSPYNKGLIKRAISQSGVALCPWAIQKNPLFWAKKIAEKVGCPLNDTGRMARCLKVTDPRALTLAYKMPLAGMEYPLVNYLGFLPVVDGDFLPSDPINLYANAADIDYIAGTNDMDAHVFASVEMPAINKDKRAITEEDFYKLVSGFTITKGPRGANATFDFYTKPWARDSSQENKKKTVVHLETDILFLMPTEIAVAQHKTNAKSAKTYSYLFSQPSRMPTYPRWVGADHAEDLQYVFGKPFATPLGYRPQDRTVSKAMIAYWTNFARTGDPNMGHSPVPTHWDPYTLESGNYLEINKKMDGSSMKQHLRADYLQYWTVTYQALPTVTGEGATPAPTAGHSEATPAPTAGHSEATPAPTAGHSEATPAPTAGNSEATPAPTAGHSEATPAPTAGNSEVAQMPIVIGF, encoded by the exons CTGGGTGCCGTGTACACGGAGGGCGGCTTCGTGGAAGGAGTCAACAAGAAGCTGGGCCTCTTTGGCAACTATGTCGACATCTTCAAGGGCATCCCCTATGCCGCCGCCCCCAAGCCCCTGGAGAACCCACAGCGACACCCTGGCTGGCAAG GAACCCTGAAGGCCAAGGACTTCAAGAAGCGATGCCtgcaggccaccatcacccaggaCAGCACCTACGGGAAAGAGGACTGCCTCTACCTCAACATCTGGGTCCcccagggcaggaaggaag TCTCCCGGAACCTGCCCGTCATGGTCTGGATCTACGGAGGTGGCTTCCTCGTGGGGTCCAGCCAAGGGGCCAACTTCCTCAGCAACTACCTGTACGACGGGGAGGAGATCGCCACTCGGGGCAACGTCATCGTGGTCAGTTTCAACTACCGCGTCGGCCCCCTGGGCTTCCTCAGCACGGGAGACTCCAACCTGCCAG GTAACTATGGCCTTCGGGACCAGCACATGGCCATCGCTTGGGTGAAGAGGAACATTGCAGCCTTTGGGGGAGACCCTGACAACATCACCATCTTTGGGGAATCAGCCGGAGGGGCCAGCGTCTCTCTGCAG ACCCTCTCTCCCTACAACAAGGGCCTCATCAAGAGAGCCATCAGCCAGAGTGGTGTGGCACTGTGCCCCTGGGCCATCCAGAAGAACCCCCTCTTCTGGGCCAAAAAG atCGCAGAGAAGGTGGGCTGTCCCTTGAACGATACTGGCAGGATGGCCAGGTGTCTGAAGGTCACTGACCCCCGTGCCCTGACATTGGCCTATAAGATGCCCCTGGCAGGCATGGAGT ACCCCCTGGTAAACTACCTGGGCTTCCTCCCTGTCGTCGACGGAGACTTCCTCCCCAGTGACCCCATCAACCTGTACGCCAACGCTGCGGACATTGACTACATAGCAGGCACCAACGACATGGACGCCCACGTCTTCGCCAGCGTGGAGATGCCGGCCATCAACAAGGACAAACGGGCCATCACAGA GGAGGACTTCTACAAGCTGGTCAGCGGGTTCACCATCACCAAGGGGCCCAGGGGTGCCAACGCCACCTTTGACTTCTACACCAAGCCCTGGGCCCGAGACTCGTCCCAGGAGAACAAGAAGAAGACCGTGGTGCACTTGGAGACCGACATCCTCTTCCTGATGCCCACGGAGATCGCCGTGGCCCAGCACAAGACCAACGCCAA GAGCGCCAAGACCTACAGCTACCTATTCTCCCAACCGTCTCGGATGCCCACCTACCCCCGCTGGGTGGGGGCTGATCACGCAGAAGACCTCCAGTACGTCTTCGGGAAGCCCTTTGCCACCCCGCTGGGCTACCGGCCCCAAGACAGGACCGTCTCCAAGGCCATGATCGCCTACTGGACCAACTTTGCCAGAACTGG GGACCCTAACATGGGCCACTCGCCTGTGCCCACGCACTGGGATCCCTACACCCTGGAAAGTGGCAACTACCTGGAAATCAACAAGAAGATGGATGGCAGCTCCATGAAGCAGCACCTAAGGGCCGATTACCTGCAGTACTGGACCGTGACCTACCAGGCACTGCCCACGGTGACCGGCGAGGGGGCCACCCCCGCGCCCACCGCGGGCCACTCTGAGGCCACCCCCGCGCCCACCGCGGGCCACTCTGAGGCCACCCCCGCGCCCACCGCGGGCCACTCTGAG GCCACCCCCGCGCCCACCGCGGGCAACTCTGAGGCCACCCCCGCGCCCACCGCGGGCCACTCTGAGGCCACCCCCGCGCCCACCGCGGGCAACTCTGAGGTGGCTCAGATGCCCATAGTCATTGGCTTCTAA